A single genomic interval of Bacilli bacterium harbors:
- a CDS encoding S4 domain-containing protein, translated as MDLVSKTERLDKILAHMGYGSRSTLKQMIKQGLVRVNGKTATDSGMHVDPQTDRITVGGKAV; from the coding sequence GTGGATTTGGTGAGCAAAACCGAACGGTTGGACAAAATTTTGGCGCATATGGGATACGGTTCGCGCAGCACCTTGAAACAGATGATCAAACAGGGGCTTGTCCGGGTAAACGGCAAAACCGCAACGGACAGCGGCATGCACGTCGATCCGCAAACCGATCGCATTACAGTCGGCGGGAAGGCTGT